A stretch of Candidatus Vicinibacter affinis DNA encodes these proteins:
- a CDS encoding tail fiber domain-containing protein — protein sequence MESGKVNSTGYQNTIIGSGSALANTSGKNNLIMGAYSGNTNSTGEMNILLGAYSGRTNTSGSYNIMIGPQNYTGASNTGSDNIFIGSDAGINNTSASGNLFIGSETGKTNSTGASNLFIGHSAGKYNSTANYNTFIGVLAGGSNSTGTNNVFLGYRAGIANTIGIENTMIGYYADVSSNNQNNSTAIGNGAVSQGSNKIRVGNSAVTEIGGEVAWSTLSDKRFKSNIKDDVPGLEFIKKLKPVTYYVNTRMITENLIRNMHDSIKEIYRKTDFSESSNIKRTGFLAQDVEVTCQEIGYDFDGVNIPKDKENLYSLSYSQFVVPLVKAVQEQELKIEELNIELGKQKQINAEKDRLLSELLKRIEIIELKLK from the coding sequence ATGGAAAGTGGAAAAGTAAATTCTACTGGATACCAAAATACTATTATTGGCTCTGGTTCAGCTTTAGCAAATACAAGTGGAAAGAACAACCTAATTATGGGAGCCTACTCGGGAAATACAAATAGTACAGGTGAAATGAACATCCTTTTGGGAGCATATTCGGGAAGAACCAATACATCTGGAAGTTATAATATTATGATTGGCCCACAAAATTATACTGGAGCATCAAATACTGGTTCAGATAACATATTTATAGGCTCCGATGCAGGTATTAACAATACTTCTGCTTCTGGAAATTTATTTATTGGTTCTGAAACAGGAAAGACAAATTCAACTGGTGCCAGTAACTTATTTATAGGGCATTCAGCTGGCAAATATAATTCAACTGCTAACTATAATACATTTATAGGTGTTTTGGCTGGTGGATCTAATTCCACTGGAACTAATAATGTCTTCTTAGGTTACAGAGCAGGAATTGCAAACACTATTGGGATTGAAAATACGATGATTGGTTACTATGCTGATGTATCATCTAATAACCAGAATAATTCAACTGCAATAGGAAATGGAGCCGTATCTCAAGGTTCAAATAAAATTCGGGTTGGGAATTCAGCGGTCACTGAAATAGGTGGGGAAGTAGCTTGGTCTACATTATCTGACAAAAGGTTCAAATCAAATATTAAAGATGATGTACCTGGATTAGAATTTATTAAAAAACTAAAACCAGTCACTTATTATGTAAATACAAGAATGATAACTGAAAATCTAATTCGAAATATGCATGATTCGATAAAAGAGATTTATAGAAAAACGGATTTTAGTGAATCTTCTAATATTAAGAGAACGGGTTTTTTAGCCCAAGACGTCGAAGTGACATGTCAGGAAATTGGGTATGATTTTGATGGCGTTAATATTCCAAAAGACAAGGAAAATTTGTATTCTCTCAGCTATTCACAATTTGTTGTTCCATTAGTTAAAGCTGTTCAAGAACAAGAGCTTAAAATTGAAGAATTAAATATTGAATTAGGCAAACAAAAACAAATAAATGCTGAAAAGGACAGACTATTGAGTGAATTGTTGAAAAGGATTGAAATTATTGAACTTAAATTAAAGTAG